The genomic interval GGCTGATTAATAAAATTACTGGAAGATTGGAGTTCAGTTAAAACAGAAAATCATCTAATCATTCTTGAGTAGCTGACTTAGAGAGTAAGCAAGCTTGTTCTGATTTGACTAGAAAAGCTTATACTATGTGGGCAGAGCAGCAATTATATTCATTAATTTAAGAACACTGGCATTCAGTTGTAAATAATTCTTTGATGTCCTTTCCCAAGATTTTTTCAATAAACATTCTCAGGCATTTTTATTTATAACTATTTATGGTGTAACTTTTTGTACTAACAGGGCACAGGAACAGTTCAAAAAGGCATGCCCCACAAATGTTACCATGGCAAGACTGGAAGAGTATATAACATTACTCAGCATGCTGTGGGCATTATTGTGAACAAGAAGGTTAAGTAAGTGCTTTCCTTATTTTCGACTTTATTCCTCATTACTGAATGTTATGTTAAGATATGTCTGTTTCCCCCTTCACTTTACCAATTAGACATTTCTTGTCTTAATTGGTCATTCAGGGGGGGTTACAGCAATTATCCTTTTAAAACCCAGCCAGATTATATTTAACTGGCTTGGATCCTGTCAGAGGAAACAGATGCTGAGTCTCTTCTGCAACAATATATAGTTTGGAAATGTCAGACAATAGAGCTTTGCTGACTTGATCTCAGTGATCTAGTTcttgcttattaaaaaaaattgataaaacTCTGACTGTGCCCATATCTTTTTTTCTCCTAGAGGCAAGATCCTTGCTAAGAGAATCAACGTGCGCATTGAACACATTAAGCATTCTAAGAGCAGAGACAGTTTTTTGCAGCGTgtgaaggaaaatgaaaggaagaaaaatgaagcaaAGGAAAAGGGCACTTGGTTTGAGTTAAAACGCCAGGTAACATTGAGAATATATCTCAAATACGGTAGTTGGTTCTAAATCTAAAGTTACTTTGAAAAACACCTTGTATGTAACTAGACAAAAATGTTGAGAGTTGTTTAAATTTGTAACAAGACAAAAATGTTACATTATCTAATGTCATATACATTATCCCTGTCAGATCTCACATAAGGGAGAGCTAGttgacatacaggtagtcttcaacttgcgAACATAATTGAGCTTGGAAGTGCAGTCATTAGTCAAATAACCAGACCTGATTTTTAAGCAAATTCCATGGTGATTAGGCAAATCAGTTTTCCCCAATGGGCATTTTTCCTGTTGGAAACTGGTGAAAAATGTTCCAATTTGTGATTAGGTGACTGGGATACTGCAAATAGCCTTAACTATGAACCAATTACCAACTGTCCAAGTGCAGTTGTGAATGGAGTGTGTGATCATCATAAATTCAAAAGCAGGCCATAAGCTTCTCTGGGGAGGATTCTATTGTAGCGTTGAATAAGTGTCTGGTTGTAGGTTGGGAACTATCTGTAAATAAAATATCGTCTTTAATTTATATAGTGTTTAAATGTTACTGCATGTCTTGATCTATTGTCTACTGTTCATAACAAGCtaaattgggggggaaaaagggggcaCGAAGAGTCAAATGATTTTAGAGTTGTCGGTCACATTAAAAGAACTAGCTTAATTTCTCAAATATAAAAGACTATATAATTTTTTTGTCTTTGCTCTTAAGATATGTTCCTAATTTTGAGGGAAGACAAAGTGACCTAATTATTAAGTGTGTAGTGGTAGAAAATGCtcagtaaaaaaaatttttttttatatcttgCACTGTTGTAACACACTTCTTTTGTATTCTTGTTTACAGCCTGCACCTCCAAGAGAAGCTCACTTTGTTAGAACCAATAACAAAGAGCCAGAGTTGCTGGAACCAATTCCTTATGAATTCATGGCATAGTCtgtatgaacaaaataaaataacatgaaaAGAATTGAAGCACTTGTTTGcgtattcaaaattattatttctgaATTGAAAGTTCTGTATTTCTATTATTTACTCTTTATGTTATAATTCAGCATACAATTAATTATGGGCAGACTAAGAGGCAGCTATTTTTCTGTGAACCATAAATTACTTGTCTGTTGGTAGCCTTCAACTAGTTTTTATAAATAAACAGGAATATTCTTACAATTACTTCCCAGTATATTCTAAATTAAAAATGTGTTAAAGATAGAAAATATTGGAGTTATAAATCTAAAGAATGAGGTTTGTAAAAAACATTGCTGATTCTCTTTCAATTATTTCTGAGAAACTAGCACATTTCTCAAATTCTTTTCTTGGTTTTCTGATAAGATACTCTCCATTCTTGATAATTTGGCACTATATCTTTCTGTTATTTGCACGAACTACTAAAAGTATCTCACCTCTCTCTTCCTTACCCACCAATGTCAGGGAATCCTAGTAGTATGAATTAGTCTGAAATTGATCGTGACATTCAGATAACAAGTTTGTAAAAATCTGACGTGAGAACTACTAAATGAATATTGTCCACTTGTATTCTGTATTCAAAAATGTTTTCCCATTTAAAAGCTTCAGACCCCACTTTGATGAACATGAAAAACTCACAAATAACtccagggtttgtttgttttttaagtttTAACACAATGGAATGAGTGACAGGTAGGAGCAAACCCTGAGAAGATGAATTAATTTTCcaatttaagaaaaaatatgGATAAGATATGTGTGTTATAAGTTAGCAAGTCTGATAAAATGTTACTAATCAAATAATAGATCATGTACATCTATTACGTTTGGTATCAAATATGATGGCATTGTTTGATAGGACATCTGGGGACAGAACATCCCTCTCCTTTGTGGTAACATTCAGACAAATTTAAGTCAAGCCAAAAGAGGCAGCATGTAGACACTCCAGGAAATATTATGGTGGGGGCTAGACTAGAAAGCCAgcaaaatattccagaggaaagcAGTGGCAAGCCAACTATTACAGCTGACAAAAGACAGGCATTTTTATAAAGTTGTGCTTAATTGGAATCTACCATTAAACTGCATATCTTTGGCTTGGTTAATACTGTATATGTGTAAACCTGTTGATTATACTTTAGTGATGTGCATATAAACCAAATATTCTGACTGGTTGCTGTACATAAGGCAACCCTTTTCACACAAATTTCAACTTTTCTACTGCAGGAGACCTGATCTTGAAACTGAAATCAGGCAAGCTTCATATGACTACAATGTTTGATTTCCAGCAAAATAAGCACCGGTGTTTTGTGCTTTGTGCCCTTTAAATGGTGGGACTTCAACTGCCTTTACAAACTGCTTGACAGAATGAGTTTTGGAACAGGCTTTAGACTTTGAGGGATTGCTTAGTTGATTTGGGGGTTTTGAGCAGTTACGAGCATGTCAGAACAATAGGGAAATTATATAATCGATGAAATATTTCAACATTTAAATGCAGAGAAAAACAGGTGGGAGAGAACGCTTCTTATCCTTGTCCCCTTCCACAATGCATTTAGACAATATatgcatatgctgactctgtaaactgcttagggctgtaaagcaccagaGCAGAACCATGATGGAAACCCGTGTTTACTTACTTATAGCAAAAACCACCCTATAGCAAACCATGGgcttgcttaatgactatggcacttaataactgccacaAAAATGATAGTAAAATCTGGAGCTGCTTTTCTATTGTCACTACTTAGAATAAATTGTGAGCTTaattagtcagtggtgggattcaaataatttgacaaccggttctctgcctcaATGACCGGCTAGGTAGGCGTGTCTGGGTgacggtgggtgtggccagcttgacatcacgtTGAGGGGCACCTCTCGCCATGCCCGCCATGCCTCGCCCCTCACTTCCCAGCCACTGCTCGTCACATCCAGCTACTGGCTCTGCTGCCAAGCCGGGCAAGTAACTGAGTGAGAGGCCAGgtaggcaaggagtggctgggaggggaagggcgaGGTGATGCCAGGTGTGGGGAGGCAcgctattcagccggttcgccaAACCACAAAACGTTAGCTACCTGTCCTACTGAACCTGTGCGAAtcagctaaatcccaccactgacaataTTCATGGTTTATGGAATATGCTACAATTCATTCAATACGAAGTCATAAATTGGTTCATAAATTACAATGATTGGATGCAAATGTTTTAAGCCTAAATCCCGCAAATTTCCTATATTGTATGAATCAGGACACTGCCATTCTTATCCCTAACCAAGATGACAGAGGCCGGCATTTGATTCATTTCAGACAAACTCTTGTTTCAGTTAGAACTGATTTTAAGATTTACCTTTGATGCACACCTTAATTTAGATATATGGCCTCTAAGGAATTTCTGTCCACTATTGCCAAGTGGTAACAAAATGCCACTACACTGAGTTATGGCTAGAGTGGTTGAAGTGTTAATTCTAGAGCCACAGATATTTTAAGATATTGTAACACCTTTCCCAATAAtagtgttctgttttgtttttagaaaTGCTGATCTGGTTGGAATTGGACTATCAGAGAAGTCTACAAAAGTTGCTTGATATGTTCTCCACCCCCCATTACTAAAAGCCATACATAAATTAGCCCCAATTGGCATGAATCATTAGTAAAAATTGGGGAGTGGAGATTGGTGGCTGCAAAGAAGTTGTAAATGAAGCTTGCAGGGGAGCTTAATTTGTAATGATTAGTCACTGAACTTTTGATGTCATGTTTTGTAACGTTGAGGGTGTACATTGTCACCTGTAGGCTTTTGTCTTGGTGAAGCTTTTGTATTCTTCACTTCATATTTTcaagtctttttttaatgtttctgaaTCTTCAAAGGCCCCTCCTCATTTGTTCCTATTGTATCTATCATTTCGTTTTGTATCAGTTCTTCCTCTCACTCCCACATCTGTCACTTAACCTTCTTTTCTGAGATTGAGTCATTGTTCTTTCTCGCACAACAGACAGCTAATTTTGTTagtgcaaaaggcagcttttccTGGACTATGCATGTTTCAAGAACATCTGCCTACCTACAAAGGTAGCTGTTGAGATCAAGTAGGGCAGGCTAAGCCAAAGGTAAAAGGAAAGCTGTTCTTGGGGAACAACAAGATTTTAGACTCTAAACTTCAAAAAAATGTGGAGAATTGGCTTCGTCCTTGAATACATTATTAGGTGACTCTTACAGCAGCATTAACTGGGTGTTTGAAAAGCTAGCATGCAGCGCATCTAGTCTATGCACAGGCTATGTTCATACAGCACAATAAGTCTGCTTGCTT from Thamnophis elegans isolate rThaEle1 chromosome 6, rThaEle1.pri, whole genome shotgun sequence carries:
- the LOC116510702 gene encoding 60S ribosomal protein L21; this encodes MTNTKGKRRGTRYMFSRPFRKHGVVPLATYMRIYKKGDIVDIKGTGTVQKGMPHKCYHGKTGRVYNITQHAVGIIVNKKVKGKILAKRINVRIEHIKHSKSRDSFLQRVKENERKKNEAKEKGTWFELKRQPAPPREAHFVRTNNKEPELLEPIPYEFMA